The window GCGCAGCCGGCCTTGACGTCGACGGAGCGCAGGCCGCTTGCGATCAGCATGCGGGCGAGGGGGCCCAGGATGGAGGCCATGAAGGCTGCCGGCGGCGTCGGATGGCTTTCGAGCGGCGTGCCGGAGATCGGCGTGAACGGCACCACGAAGGGATAGACGCCGAGCGCCGTCAGCCGCTCGCAGACGGCGAGGATCTCCTCGGCTGTGTCGCCGAGGCCGGCGAGGATGTAGGTCGAGACCTGGCCGCGGCCGAACACGGGCGCCGCCGCCGCGAAGGCCTCGAAGTAGCGTTCGACGGACACCGTCGCCTTGCCGGGCATGATGCGCTGGCGCACCGGCTCCGACACCGCCTCGAGATGCATGCCGAGCGCGTCCGCGCCCGCGGTCCGCAGGCGCTCGAACCAAGCGTCGTCGTCCGGCGGCTCGCACTGGACCTGGATCGGCAGGTTCACCCGCGCCTTCACGCCGACGCAGCTGTCCGCCAGCACGACGGCGCCGCGGTCCGCGCCTTTCGGCGTGCCGGTCGTCATGACCATGTGCCGGACGCCGTCGAGCCGGACGGCCGCCTCCGCCACCTCGCCGAGCTGGGCGGGCGTCTTGTGCGCGATGGTGCGGCCGGCGGCGAGCGACTGGCCGATGGCGCAGAACTGGCAGGTCTTGGTGCGGCTCTGGTAGCGGATGCAGGTCTGCAGCACCGTGGTCGCCAGCACGTCGCGGCCGTGCAACGTGGCGATGTGCCGGTAGGGCACGCCCTCGGCCGTCGTCAGCTCGTAGAACTTCGGGCCGAGCGGGAACGAGGCCTCCGCCACGACCGCGCCGTCCCGGGTGATGCGGCTGCGGCCGAAGGCGTCGGGCTTCTCCACGAGATAGGGGCTGTCGAACGCTGGCGCGGTGTGCACCGGCGCCATCACCGTCATGCCGTCGATGGTGATCGCCTTGTGGTCGGAGGGCCCGGCGCCGCCGCGCCGGCTGGCGGCGCCGGCGCTAGGGTCGACGAGCCGGACCCCGAAGGACTGCAACTCGTTGATCAGCTCCTCGGTCCGCAGCGTCGGCTTCGGCTTGGTCGGCATCGGCGTCATCGGATGCGCTCCAGGAAGAATGAGTGTCGGACCGGCGCAGCGGCGCCTGCGGACGGTCGTCGAGGACGAGGCTGAGGAGCTCGGGCCGGGCGTAATGGCCGATTGAGTCCATCATCCGCTTGCGCTTCGTCACCAGCGCCATGTCGAGATCGGCGATCAGGATCCCCTCGCCCTCGGTGAGCGGCGGGGCGAGATGCGCGCCCTCCGGCGAGACGATCGCCGTCATGCAGCCGCCGGTGAGGGCCTTGCGGAGCTTTTCGTCGGGCGAGATCCGGGCGCGCTGCGCGTCGGTCAGCCAGCCCGTGGCGTTGACGACGAAGCAGCCGCTCTCCAGCGCGTGGTGACGGATCGTCACCTCCATCTGGTCGGCGAAGATCGGCCCGACCATGGAGCCCGGGAACTGGGCGGCGTGGATTTCCTCATGGTCCGCCATGAGGGCGTAGCGGGCGAGCGGGTTGTAATGCTCCCAGCAGGCCAGCGCGCCGACGCGGCCGACCTTGGTGTCGACCGCGCGCAGGCCCGAGCCGTCGCCTTGGCCCCAGATCATGCGCTCGTGGTAGGTCGGCGTGATCTTGCGGCGCTTGAGCTTCAGCGTCCCGTCGGCGTCGAAGATCAGCTGGGCGTTGTAGAGCGAGC is drawn from Methylopila sp. 73B and contains these coding sequences:
- a CDS encoding MSMEG_0568 family radical SAM protein; this translates as MPTKPKPTLRTEELINELQSFGVRLVDPSAGAASRRGGAGPSDHKAITIDGMTVMAPVHTAPAFDSPYLVEKPDAFGRSRITRDGAVVAEASFPLGPKFYELTTAEGVPYRHIATLHGRDVLATTVLQTCIRYQSRTKTCQFCAIGQSLAAGRTIAHKTPAQLGEVAEAAVRLDGVRHMVMTTGTPKGADRGAVVLADSCVGVKARVNLPIQVQCEPPDDDAWFERLRTAGADALGMHLEAVSEPVRQRIMPGKATVSVERYFEAFAAAAPVFGRGQVSTYILAGLGDTAEEILAVCERLTALGVYPFVVPFTPISGTPLESHPTPPAAFMASILGPLARMLIASGLRSVDVKAGCAKCGACSSLAAYERGESACSSKR
- a CDS encoding Nit6803 family nitrilase, with amino-acid sequence MTEKRTVRAAAVQIAPDLEDGAGTLDRVLNALDGAAGKGAEFVVFPETFLPWYPYFSFVHPPVTTGAEHLRLYEHAVAVPGPVTDAVSAAARRRGLVVVLGVNERDHGSLYNAQLIFDADGTLKLKRRKITPTYHERMIWGQGDGSGLRAVDTKVGRVGALACWEHYNPLARYALMADHEEIHAAQFPGSMVGPIFADQMEVTIRHHALESGCFVVNATGWLTDAQRARISPDEKLRKALTGGCMTAIVSPEGAHLAPPLTEGEGILIADLDMALVTKRKRMMDSIGHYARPELLSLVLDDRPQAPLRRSDTHSSWSASDDADADQAEADAADRGADQRVAVLRGPARRP